The window CATCTGGAGGCCTTTGTTTGAAACCCACTCTCCTACTTCTTGCATTAGTTCGGGAATTTTATCATAACTTCCCATATAAGGAATATAAGCAACTTTAGCTTCTTCGATCCTTTTTTCTGTTACTTCCATGTTTACACCATGATTATAACTAGATACTCCAACTGTTAATTATTTTGTTATTAGGGAATGAATCTATGTTATCTGATTTTGATGTTGGAATACATTACATTGCTTTAATCGGCTAACAAGTCTCTTAACGACTTAAAGAATTGGAAAGTCCTTAAATTATTTTTTAACCACAGGGAATTGCACTTCAGTTAGAAGTTCACTCTCCGGTACCTCATCAGGACTGTTAAGATAACTTTCCAGGATGGGGCCTGCTATTTCGTAGCCTTCTTTTGCAGCGTATTGGATGAGATCCATATAAACTGATGCAGCATCACCATAGGGTCCTTTGAACACAGTCGACACAGCTTTATGTTGAGGTACAATCTTTATTTCTATATCCTCTTCAGCTTCCAATTCTCCAATAAAAGCGGCTCCAACTTCCCATTCAAGTTCGTCTTCAGACACTTCCATAGGACTATTATAATACGCCCCATAGACGGGCATCTGAATTTCCACATTCTTAACCATTAACCATCCCACTACTTTGCCTAAAGTTTCTGGAATCTGCTCGTAACTGCCTTTCATTGGGATGAAGGCTACCTGGTATTGGAGAATCTTTTTTATTTCGATTTTCATACTACCACTTCGAAAGTCATCTTTTTTCTATTTAATATTAGAGGGTGGGCTAATATTATATTATTCCTAGAGCATGTGCAAAGTAATAGGCAAATTTTACACCTATTCTAAACTTCATCTTTGTGGACTCAATAAGAGCTTCCAAACCAATGATTTTTATAACTTTAAAAAAGAAACATCAAATTATGTCTGATCAATCTAATTCCATTAATTTATGGATGACCACCAGCCGTATTGAAACCCTTGTGGATGGTATATTTGCCATCGCTATGACCTTACTGGTTTTAAGCATAGGGGTTCCCACAATAACTGGTAATTTAAATGAAACCGCTTTTCAACACGAGTTATTGGCATTATGGTCTAATATATTATGTTATGCTCTTTCATTTTGGATATTATCAGGTTTTTGGCGGAACAACCATCAGCAGTTTCAGTTTATCAAACGTTCCAACCCTACTTTAATTACTATAAATGTTGTGTGGTTACTGTTTATAGCTTTAATGCCATTTTCCACAGAGATAATCGCTGAGTATGGTGGTACTTATTTTACAGCAAATGTAATTTTCCAGTTGAACCTTTTCTTGGCGGGGTTCCTCTATATCATAAACTGGCAATACGCCACTCGAAACGGATTATTGGATGAAGATATTAGCGAAAGAACAATCAAAATGCTGAATATTTCCAGTGTGATTTTACCAACATTATCCTTGATAGCCCTGGTCCTGTCTTACTATGTTTTGGCTTGGAGCAGTTTGGTATATTTAATACATCCTTTTTTAAAGAAAATGCTGCAAAATAAATTTTTGGATAATTCAAGTTAAAATTTGATGAAAATCCTCATTTAAAAGAATTTTCATCGGACATTTTTAACAAGAGGGGTCTCACAATTTAGAACAGATGTATTCAACAAAGTTACTGGATTTAATTTTTTTAGAATCAATTAAAAATCCTGTTTTTTCAAGCAATCCTTCCATGATCCAGTCATAGGTGCTGAATTCATCCTTAATATGAATTTCAGTTTCATGAGCCATGGAATCCCCTGCAACATCCTGCATATCCTTTATCATCTTTTCAATAGATTTTTGGTGATCTTGGATATTGAAGGTAAAAATGATATCAAAAAGATAGAGTTTTTCACCTGGTTTTAAAATTTCTGCCATTTTTAAAAGGGCTACTGATTTCCAAAAGTCAGGTAGATGATGGAGTGCAACCATAGAAACGATTTTGTTCACTTTATCTTGCCAATTATGATTGTAAGTTAAAAAACCCGCAGAATAAGTTTCAATATTGTTGATATTTAGTTTTTTGGCCTTATTCTCGAGAACATCCAACATTTCTCTTGAAATGTCCACACATATCACTTTATCACAATATTTTGCCAGGTTTAAGGCAACACCACCAGTTCCACAACCAAAATCCATAACTGTATCTTCAGGTGTGATTTCCATGACTTGAACAATATGTTCGGATTCCTCCTTGAAATTTCTGAATTTTTGATGTTCAGCATCGTATTTTTGGGCTATTTTAGGATTTAAATAGTCTACTCCTGGAGTTTTTTCTTCATAATACCAGTTTGGATTGGTTTTCATGTTTAATTTTCCTTTTTTTGGGTGGCTATGTGTTGCTTTGATTAGTTATTAATAACAAATAGTATTATATAAGATCTCGCAATGACCTTGTATAAATTTTATCCTTAAGATTTCTATCCTAAAGCCTGGAAAGATTCTGTATGTACGATTATTTCGGAATACAAGCCCAAATTGGTATAACTAAACATATGGGTGGCCTGGAAGCCACCCAAAAACTTTTGAAATGGTGTGAAATTGATAATTCAGATCATGTTCTGGTTATCGGCTCAGGGAATGGAGTATCAGCAATTAAAATTCATGAAATGACTGGTTGCAATGTTTTGGGGATAGATTTATCTGAAGACATGGTTTTAATGGCTCAAAAAAAACTTAAGTCCTCTGAAACGGGAGTAAAATTCGTTGTGGGAAATGCAGAGAATCTAGAATTTTCTGATAATAGTTTTGATGTGGTTATATCTGAGTCTGTAACGGGGTTTACCGATAAAACAAAGTCTATTCCAGAGTATCATCGGGTACTTAAACGTGGAGGTTTTTTGGGTTTGAATGAAGTGACCTGGATTTCAAATCCATCTCGTGAAGTTGTGGAATATTGTCGGAGAGTAATGGGTCTTGTGGCTGAAACAAAAGGTGTATGGTTGTCTCTTCTCAGGGAAACTGGTTTTAAAGATATAAATAGTTTGGTAAATCGAATGAGTCAGTGGAAACAAATGAAGGGAGATTTCCAACTGCAGAGTATGGATTTTTTTAAGATTTGGGGTAGGTTCTTCAATTTGTACTTGCATGAAACAGAATACAGGAAATCAGCCAACCGTCTTGCTTGGGAAGCTCTTCATATTCCTAGAGGATTCAGCCGTTATTATGGATATGGGCTTTATGTGGGGAAAAAATGAATTTAAGTCGAGGATGGAATTAAAGCATCCTGATTTATTAATGATTATTTCTGTAGTAAAATACTGAAAACCGACTGATTATAGAAATCAGGCACATGATGACCAGTACAATTAATAAAATTTTTCTTATGAGTGATTCTGGGAATAAAAGTGAAATAAAAACCATTATCATAAGATATCCCCCTAAATATTTGCCAATGGGATCATAAACTGGTTTCTTAAGGCCAGATGTGCCAACAAAAAGCAAGAACATGGCGATGATCAACAATAGAATCAATGGATCATACCATCCTAGAATAATAAATGCCAAAAAACAAGCCAGGATGAGGATAAAATCCGCAGCTACATCCAAATATGCACCCATATCTGAAGTTACATTCAGTTTTCTAGCAACGTGACCATCAAAAGCATCGGTAATTAATGATAAAACAAGCAGAAATACTGAAGCTACGAATAAATCGTTCAAAAATGTGTAAAAAAAGATGGGGGCTGCTATAAACCGGACAGATGTTAGTGTATTCGGGATTTGAGATTGGTATGATATTTTTAACCCCCCTCTCCAAAAGTTTCAGAACACCTTTTACTCCTTGATTTATTCATTTTTTAACAGAACTACCAGACCACGTGCCCAGGATCTTATATCATCCCAATCCCGGTAATCATGACGTTTATTGGGATCTAATCCATTTTTTTCCATTTCTTTTTTCACAAAACGCATGCTGAAATTGTACATTAGCCCGTGTTTGGCTTCAGGGTCATAAACACTGCCAAAAAGCCCGGTGGCTACTGGTGGATTTATCAAGTTTTTTTGTGCCACTTCATCCAGATACTTTTTTTGTCCTTCGGGTCGGGTTTTTTCTTCATTTGCTGAGCCACATGAAACAAAAATGGCCACTTTCATATTGGCTAAAGATTCTTTATTTTTCTGAAGAAATTTAACCGATTTTTTAGTCCATTTCCCCATTTTTATCCCACTTCCCACCACTACCAAGTCATAAAGAGATACATCACAATCATTAACCCTTTTATCTTCTATTAAATCCACTTTGATTCCTTCTTCTCTTATAACATTAGCTATCTCTTCAGCTATTTCAGCAGCAGTGCCATATCTGGTTCCGTAAACAATTAACGTTTTCATAGTACCCATCCTCAGTTTTTTGCTTCATTATATAATTCACTGGATATCTTCTCCAGTTTACCCATTATTTCAAACAATTTTTTTATTTCATCATCTTCCAGTCCCCTGAATAAGGAGGTTATGGATTTAACATCCTGCGAAGTTCGCTTATCCCAGTATTTGAAACATTCTTCCGTGACTTTTAAACGTAAAATACGTTTATTCTCAGAATCTTTTTCAATCTTCAAAAATCCTCTGGTTTCCAAACGGGTAGCCAGTTGTTTCACGTTTTGGTGGGTGGTGCTCATGGCATCAGCCATTTCCTGCATGGATGGGGGGTTTTGGAAAGCGTTGGCCATGACAATCATCATTAACCATTGTTTGGTGGTTATCTGATCATCAGCAAGGTTTCGGCCAATAATATAACCCCATCTCTGCTGCACCAGGAATAAAACCACTAAGAGATATCTTTCCATATCCAGTCTTTCTGCATTAAATTCTGCCTTAATGGTGTGGGAATCTTTCATTATTCTACCCTAATCATTGTTCTGTTATCACCTTTATTGAATTTGATGTATTTATTTCCATCCATGGAGCCATTTATCCTGCTGTAGAAGGTTGCTGTAATTATTATTCCAAGCACAGTTACAACTATAAAGAACACAGCCTGCCCTACTTCAATATTCACACCACTTTGTGTCATGAAATAGATCATGGAAAGTATTGCAGTTCCCAGTAAAGATACTTTCATCAGGAGAATGGATGCCAGTGCATATCCCCACGTTTTACCTTTAAAAAGAAGTATTCCGGTAATCACTACCGCAGGAACAACAACCCCTAAATCTAAAGCTTGAATTACCAATGTAGTGTACGTTTCAAGTGTGGACGGTGGAACACCCGTTGATAATGAGTTAATAATCATTTTAAGCCACATACCTGCCAACATTGACCCGATAATTACCATGAATACTGCAGCAACTTTGTTGATTCGTCCGGGAGTGAAACTTTTCTTGACATTTTTAATATCGAGGGTTATTAGTTCTCCCAGCAACGAATACAGTGATATGGAAAATATGGCCACATAGGCTAGGAATAGTTGATTATATGACGTAAGGAAGGCCATTGATGCATAAGAATACAGGAAGTAAAATATGGTTCCCATCCAGATCAATCGTCCTCTCAGTGAATCTTTCCTGATTAAATATAATGTTCCCAGCAATAAGGGGATGCAAATTACCAGTGTAACCAGATCCTGGCCCATCATTTGGGCTGCACCAGAGATGGTGTCATGCTGGTAAAGTCCTTTCCAGAATAATCCTGCTAAAGTTGCAATTAATGCAAGAATAGCGATAGCAATTGAGTTTGTATATATTATTTTTTTTTCCATTTCTTTTCAACTCCCATATAAAATTTTAATAGGTAATATATTACATATTTAGGTAATATATTACCTAAAATGTAGGAACTACTATATAAAGTTTGTGTCTCCGCGTTTAGAAAAATCTTAAAATTGTTTAAATCAAAAGCCACATAACAATAATTATTGATTTTAACGGGATTTTGGGGGTAGACTGGAATGGAACATTCTCATTCAAACCATGAAATGGACCCTAAAATGAGAAAGAAACCGGATGGACATGGACATCACCACATGATCGCCGACTTTAAAAGACGTTTCTGGATATGTGTAGTTTTAACCATTCCCATTGTCTTTTTAACACCACACATTCAAAATATTCTTGGCTTTGGGGAGTTACTAAGTTTTTATGGAGATTCCTATCTTTTGTTCTTTTTATCATCAGTGGTCTATTTTTATGGTGGTTATCCATTCTTCAAGGGCATGTACAAGGAGTTAAAATCACGAATGCCTGGGATGATGACTCTGGTGGCGGTGGCCATAACCACCGCCTATATCTATAGCAGTGCAGTGATTTTCGGTCTTAAAGGCGAAATTTTCTTCCTGGAACTGGTCACCCTGATTGATATAATGCTTTTGGGCCACTGGTTGGAGATGCGATCAGTTATGGGGGCTTCCAATGCCCTGCAAGAACTGGTAAAACTATTACCATCATCGGCCCATAAGATAATGCCTGGTGGTGAAACCATGGAGATCCCGCTGGCTGAATTGGAAGTGGGAAATCAGGTGCGGGTAAAACCAGGAGAGAAAATCCCGGCTGATGGCCAGATAATCATGGGTGAAACTAATGTTGATGAGTCCCTCCTCACTGGTGAATCAGAACCACTATATAAAAAGGCTGAAGATGAAGTAATAGGAGGATCCATAAATTTAGATGGTTCTATACAGGTGGAAATCCAGAAAACAGGAAAAAAATCCTTTTTATCCCAGGTAATAACCATGGTGGAGGAAGCCCAGGCTGGTAAATCCAAAACACAAAACCTGGCAGATCGTTTCGCCATGTATTTGACCATAATATCTCTCACAGCAGGTTTCATAACTCTGGTGGTCTGGATGATAATAACTGGACAGGATCTGGCATTTTCCCTGGAAAGAGCCGTGACAGTCATGGTAACCACATGTCCCCATGCACTGGGCCTGGCCATACCACTGGTAGTGGCAGTTTCCACTGCACTGTCAGCCAGCAACGGTTTGTTGGTAAGGAACAGAACCTCTTTTGAAAAAGCACGTAACATAAACGCTATTATATTTGATAAAACAGGCACACTGACTAAAGGAGAGTTCGGAGTTACTGATGTTATTTCTCTGGATGATAAATTGGATTCTGTGGAGATTTTGAAATATGCGGCATCCCTGGAGGCTTATTCAGAACATCCCATTGCCAGGGGTGTGGCTGCAGAATCAAATGATCATTTCCCAGTGGAAAATTTCAAATCAATCCCAGGAAAAGGTGTCGAGGGAGTAGTTCTGGGGAAAAAGGTGAAAATGGTAAGTTCAGGATACTTAAAGGAATTAGGTTTTGATGTTGATGATGAACGGGTTGATAAGTTATTATCACAGGGGAAAAGCACGATTTTTGTTATTTTGGATGGGCAAGTGAAGGGGTACCTGGCTCTGGCAGACATCATCCGTCCTGAGTCCAAGGAAACTGTAGCAAGGTTTAAGGAAATGGGTATCAAGTGCCTCATGATTACTGGAGATAAAAGGGAAGTGGCAGAATGGGTATCCCAAGAAGTAGGTCTGGATCAGTATTTCGCCGAGGTCTTACCACCAGATAAGGCACAAAAAGTAAAAGAGATCCAAGAAGAGGGTTGGGTGGTGGCCATGACTGGTGACGGTATCAACGATGCTCCAGCCCTGGCCCAGGCTGATGTAGGAATAGCCATAGGGGCCGGGACTGATGTGGCCATAGAAACCGCAGATATTATCCTGGTCCGGAGCAACCCCTTAGATGCCCTTTACATAATTCGGCTGGCACGCTCCACCTACCGGAAAATGGTGGAAAACCTGGCATGGGGAGCAGGATATAACATATTCGCCATACCCCTTGCTGCAGGAGTTTTATCAGCCTATGGAATCATCCTAACCCCTGCCATGGGAGCAGTGTTAATGTCTGCCAGTACCATAATTGTGGCAGTTAATTCCAAGTTTTTGAGGATGGAAAAATAGAACTAAGTGACAATGAGGTGAGGAGAAGAGTTGGAGTTTAAAAGAAATGATTAAACTTTTTTCATAACATAAAAAATAGAACTAAGTGATTCTACATCTTCCTTAAATGCATTTATTTCATCTATTTCTTTTTGTACGGTCTGCTGAACTTCTGAATTATTTTTATACTTTTCATCTAACTTTTTAAGATGCTTTTCATAGGGAAGGTAAAAATCCAATTTCCAAGTCTGGTGGGTGATTAAAAAAGAGTTAAGCAATTTATATCCGCATTTTTCAATGATTTCTAACTTTTTGGCATGGTCATGGTATTGATCATGAACCACTAAAAATCCCTGATCCTTAAGCAGGGGTTTCCATTCTTTCAAACCCCTCTTGAATCCTATTATAAAGATGGATCCCTCACTCCAGATCATATCAAAACTTTCATCAGGGAAAGGTAAATCAAATAATGAGCAATTAATTGTTTCGATCTGTTTTTCAAGACCCATCTTTTCTATTTTCTCTTTGAGAATATCCAATGAATCCTGATCTATATCAATACCAATAACTTCTCCCCCACTCATTCTGGCAAGTTCAAGGGTGGGAAGTCCTGTACCACAACCAATATCAAGTATTTTAGGGGTGTTGATGGGAGGGAGTTGATAAAATGCCTTCTTCGTGTATTCAATTAAGGGCTGGCGAAAGGCATCTTTATTTATTATTTTTAATGTTTCCACGCTCATAAGAGGATTCCTGTTTTCCAGTTAACCACATGATTCCCATGTTTTATATGTCCTTTTTGATCACTAAGGTTTTTGCTATAATATCGCCAATCCTCTGTTTTTTTACAGATCCAAAGCTGAAGATTAAACCCACTAATCCTGGCACCAGATAGGGGATCAGATCTATAATCAGTAGAAGGTTTCGGGTTATGCTTTGCCAGTAACTAATTTGTTTTTGGTTGGATTCATTCACTATTTTGATTCCCATTATCATTTTACCGATGGTTTGTCCGTTTTTTTCAAGAAGGATGAAATAAGCAAAAAATATCACCAAATCGAGAATTAACCAGATTGCCGATAGCAAACTTTCGTTAACTAACTCCCCATTTACCATAACTTCAAAAACAATCAGTGCCACTAAAGTTATAAAGAAAATCACCACTAACAAAACCAGATCAATTATAAATGCTAATGATTTGTATAGTAAGGAGGCGTATTCCAATTCTATTTTTTCCCCACATTCCCTACAGTAAACTGCCCGGGTTGGATTGTAAGTTTTGCAGTTAGTACATTGAATTTCATGGGATCTATTATTGATATTACTTATTTCGGTATTTGTTTGAAATGCTGCCTTTAGTTTGTCTTTTTTATTCCAGAATACCATGACAAGGAGTATGGGTGGCAGGATAAAATAGGGAACACCCACTGCTGCCTGGGATCCTGCGGTCATTATGGATGGTAAATTACCCAGTAACTCGGGACTACTAATTATTGTGGTAATAAATAGATTATTAACAATATGGGCTCCTATGGCAGTTTCAAGGCTGTTTTCCCCTAACGTTATGATACCTAAGGTTATTCCAAAGATAAACATGTTGATAACCATGCCAACACCGCTGATGACGTCATTACCATTCCAAAAATGTCCAATTGCAAAAATTACAGAAGTGATCAACAGGGGAATGGCTGGTTTTCTTGTTAGAAGTCCTATTCCCTGCATGAGATATCCTCTGAAAAATATTTCCTCAAATGAGGCCTGAATAGGGTAGATGATCAGACTTAAAATTAAAAGGATGAAGAATGCAGGATTAAAGGACCATTCAACAGAAGTCGGGTTGATTATCACATCTATCAGGAAGGCACATCCTATTATGATAAACCAAAATCCCGCTCCCTTTAGTATTCTCTTCCAATCAATATGGGGGGAGGTGGTGATGAGATGGATAAGTTTTTGGTGGTGGATGGTGCGTGTGCAGGCATAGAAGATGAAAAAGGATAGTGCATAGTAGATGCCAAACAATGCCAGGAAAGTCAACGAGCCAATGCTGTTTACCATATTTTCGGGATCCATCTCCTGTTTTATAGGATGGAAAATAATGAAAACCGGGATTAAAATAATCAGTAACAGTATAAATGGCCCAATCCATGTTGTAATGATGGTTAAGATGTATCTCCACCAGTTGTTATTACCATACTGTGCGTTATCTAGGAAAGTTTTCCCTGACATGTTATCAATTGAATAAAAATCATGACAAGTGAAAGTAGGTCATGTTTTTTCACTTAATTTTTTAGTGCGTCTTTTATGGAGGATATATGTAAGATTCATTACACATATTAATATATTTATTATTTTTATGATCATTTCATGTTCATGGAAAATAGAATAAAAACTTCAAATGAGTTTTTATAATGAAGCGCCGGGACTGGGATTTGAACCCAGGGTGAGCATCGCTCATAGGATTTCGAATCCTACGCCTTACCTGACTAGACTATCCCGGCATAGAATATATTCAAAAGTGTGCATGGCTATCATAAATAACTATTCATGCCAAATTTTTCAAGATATTCATGAGTGTACAGGTTAAGTTTTCGGATCCCCATGGGATCCAATCAAAGCTTATATATGTTCATCTGAACATATATTCATATGAAAGTTCCTAATATTGTTTTTTCAGCAAATGTTTAGTAGCAAATATCTAGTATTAGAGGAAAATAAAATGACGAAAAATCATGAACACTGTACAGAAGACTTGGATTCATCAGCCACATGCAGCTGTTGCGGTGGAGATATATTTCAGGAAAAACCACCCCTTTGGAAACACAAACCCCTGCTAATCATATGCACGTCTGCAGTAATATTTGCCGTTGCTTTGGTCCTTGAAAAATTCCTTAACCAGGGCATACTGGCAGAAGTAGCATTCCTGGCTGTGGTGGCAGTGGCTGGTTATGAAATCATCATGGGGGCTTTTAAAGGACTTTTGAAATTCCGTTTCAATATGAACCTCCTCATTACCATTGCAGCAGTAGGTGCATTTCTCATAGGTCATGGTGAAGAAGGAGCAGCTGTTATCCTCCTATTTTATGTGGCTGAATTTTTGGAGGACTATGCCAGTGAACGGGCACGTAACTCCATAGCTGCTCTCCTTAAACTGGCACCTGAAACAGCCCATGTGATTCGCAAGGGACAGGAATTGGAAGTTCATGCACACAGTGTGCAACTGGATGAAACGGTAGTGATCCGGCCGGGTGATAAGATACCCCTGGATGGTGTGGTGATTAAGGGTTCATCCGCAGTAGATCAATCCCCTATAACTGGTGAAAGTATGCCAGTAACCAAAAAAAGTGATGACGAGGTTTTTGCAGGAACCCTCAACGCTGAAGGATATTTGGAAGTAAGGGTAACCCGGAAATCCGATGAAACCATCATATCCAGAATCATAGAACTGGTACGTGAGTCTAAAAATAAAAAATCAAAAACAGAATCATTCATCGATGGTTTCGCAACATATTACACTCCTTCCGTGATTTCACTGGCCATTGTAGTGGCGATAATCCCTCCCTTCCTATGGGGGGCTTCGTTTGATGACTGGTTCTACCGGGCTCTGGTTCTTCTGGTGGTATCCTGTCCATGTGCCCTGGCCATATCCACTCCAGTTTCCATGGTATCAGGAATAACATCCGCCACCAGAAACGGAGTACTGATAAAAGGAGGAGAATACCTGGAAGAAATGAAAAATGTGAAAACGGTAGTCTTTGATAAGACTGGAACCCTAACTGAAGGCTGTCTGGAAGTCACAGATATATTTACTTTTAACGGCACTTCCATGGATGACGTGTTAAGAATATCTACCTCCTTGGAGTCCCATTCCAAACACCCCCTGGCAAAAGCCATACTCAAAAAATCCAAAGAAGTTGGAGTGCAACTGGAAGAAGTCCATAACTTCAAATCCATAACTGGAACTGGTTTAAAGGGTGAAATTAATGGAAAAACGTTTTATGTGGGTAATAAAACTTTATTTAGGGACACAAACCGTTTTAAGGATGAAGATATCCCTCTGGGGAGGATAAAGAAATTAGAGGAAGAAGGTAAAACCGCAGTCTTATTGGGAAACCAACAGGAAATTATGGGGTTAATCGTTCTTATGGATAGTATTAGGGATGATGCCAATAAAACCATTCGATTCCTCAAAAGAAATGGAATTAAGACGGTTATGCTCACTGGTGATAACCAGGGCACTGCACGTGGAGTAGCCTCTCAGTTGGGATTGGATGAATATTACCATGGACTCCTACCTGAGGACAAGGTGGAAAAGATTGATGAACTTGTCCAAAACCATGGACACGTGGCCATGGTGGGTGATGGAGTTAATGATGCTCCTGCACTGGCAAGAGCCAACATAGGAATTGTTATGGGGGCAGCTGGTTCAGATGTTGCCATTGAAACTGCAGATGTGGCTTTGATGAACGATGATCTTGTCAAAATAGAATACCTTGTGAAACTAAGTAGAAAAACCATGGGCGTTGTCAGGGAAAACGTAATTTTATCCATACTGATAAAAACATCTTTCGCAATTCTGGCAGTTTTAGGATTTATCACCCTGTGGATGGCAGTGGGTATTGGGGATATGGGTCTCAGCTTGACAGTTATCCTGAACGCCCTTAGAATAGGGAGTCAAAAATTCCAATGAGATTATTATTAAGTGTTAACAATTACTCGCTGCAATGAATTCATCTAACTTCTGTTTGGCATCTCCATTTTGGACGGTTTTTCTGGCTAAATCTACTCCAGTTTTAAGATCAGATGTTTTATCTGCCAGGAACAAAATAGCCCCGGCATTGGCCAGGCAGATATCCATCCTGGCTTTCTGTTGGGCAGTTTCTCTTTTCCCATCCAGTACATCCATAGCAATTTTCATGTTTTCTTCCAGAGTATCCGGAGCCATAATGAACTTTTTATCCGCCAATTCTAGTCCTAAATCATTTGGTTGCAACTGAAAAACCTTTATTTCACCACCATCTAAAATTGCTACTTTGGTTTTGCCGATTATGGAGATTTCATCCATTGCTACATTATCTTCATCATCAAAACCATGCAATACCATGGCCCTTTTAACCCCTAAGTTTTTAAGGACATTGGCTATTGATTCCACATATTCAGGGTCAAAAACTCCCATAAGATGGATATCTGCATTTGCAGGGGAAGTCAATGGTCCCAAAACATTAAAAACTGTGCGGATTCCCAGTTTTCTCCTTACAGGCATTACATGTTTGGTGGCAGGATGGAAGTTAGGGGCAAACATAAATCCCATTCCTGTTTTTTCAAGGCATGCTTCCACATCCTCTGGTTTACCATTTATATTAACTCCCACAGCCTCTAAAATATCAGCACCACCACATTTACTACTCACAGCTCTGTTTCCATGTTTGGCAATGGCCACACCATTAGCTGCAGCAATAATGGCGGCAATAGTACTCACATTAAAGGTTTTAAAACTGTCCCCTCCAGTACCACAGGTATCCACCAGGGGTTCATC is drawn from Methanobacterium petrolearium and contains these coding sequences:
- a CDS encoding AraC family transcriptional regulator; the protein is MKIEIKKILQYQVAFIPMKGSYEQIPETLGKVVGWLMVKNVEIQMPVYGAYYNSPMEVSEDELEWEVGAAFIGELEAEEDIEIKIVPQHKAVSTVFKGPYGDAASVYMDLIQYAAKEGYEIAGPILESYLNSPDEVPESELLTEVQFPVVKK
- a CDS encoding TMEM175 family protein is translated as MSDQSNSINLWMTTSRIETLVDGIFAIAMTLLVLSIGVPTITGNLNETAFQHELLALWSNILCYALSFWILSGFWRNNHQQFQFIKRSNPTLITINVVWLLFIALMPFSTEIIAEYGGTYFTANVIFQLNLFLAGFLYIINWQYATRNGLLDEDISERTIKMLNISSVILPTLSLIALVLSYYVLAWSSLVYLIHPFLKKMLQNKFLDNSS
- a CDS encoding class I SAM-dependent methyltransferase, giving the protein MKTNPNWYYEEKTPGVDYLNPKIAQKYDAEHQKFRNFKEESEHIVQVMEITPEDTVMDFGCGTGGVALNLAKYCDKVICVDISREMLDVLENKAKKLNINNIETYSAGFLTYNHNWQDKVNKIVSMVALHHLPDFWKSVALLKMAEILKPGEKLYLFDIIFTFNIQDHQKSIEKMIKDMQDVAGDSMAHETEIHIKDEFSTYDWIMEGLLEKTGFLIDSKKIKSSNFVEYICSKL
- a CDS encoding class I SAM-dependent methyltransferase, with translation MYDYFGIQAQIGITKHMGGLEATQKLLKWCEIDNSDHVLVIGSGNGVSAIKIHEMTGCNVLGIDLSEDMVLMAQKKLKSSETGVKFVVGNAENLEFSDNSFDVVISESVTGFTDKTKSIPEYHRVLKRGGFLGLNEVTWISNPSREVVEYCRRVMGLVAETKGVWLSLLRETGFKDINSLVNRMSQWKQMKGDFQLQSMDFFKIWGRFFNLYLHETEYRKSANRLAWEALHIPRGFSRYYGYGLYVGKK
- a CDS encoding CDP-alcohol phosphatidyltransferase family protein, which codes for MSYQSQIPNTLTSVRFIAAPIFFYTFLNDLFVASVFLLVLSLITDAFDGHVARKLNVTSDMGAYLDVAADFILILACFLAFIILGWYDPLILLLIIAMFLLFVGTSGLKKPVYDPIGKYLGGYLMIMVFISLLFPESLIRKILLIVLVIMCLISIISRFSVFYYRNNH
- a CDS encoding flavodoxin domain-containing protein, with product MKTLIVYGTRYGTAAEIAEEIANVIREEGIKVDLIEDKRVNDCDVSLYDLVVVGSGIKMGKWTKKSVKFLQKNKESLANMKVAIFVSCGSANEEKTRPEGQKKYLDEVAQKNLINPPVATGLFGSVYDPEAKHGLMYNFSMRFVKKEMEKNGLDPNKRHDYRDWDDIRSWARGLVVLLKNE
- a CDS encoding MarR family transcriptional regulator, with translation MKDSHTIKAEFNAERLDMERYLLVVLFLVQQRWGYIIGRNLADDQITTKQWLMMIVMANAFQNPPSMQEMADAMSTTHQNVKQLATRLETRGFLKIEKDSENKRILRLKVTEECFKYWDKRTSQDVKSITSLFRGLEDDEIKKLFEIMGKLEKISSELYNEAKN
- a CDS encoding copper-translocating P-type ATPase, with amino-acid sequence MEHSHSNHEMDPKMRKKPDGHGHHHMIADFKRRFWICVVLTIPIVFLTPHIQNILGFGELLSFYGDSYLLFFLSSVVYFYGGYPFFKGMYKELKSRMPGMMTLVAVAITTAYIYSSAVIFGLKGEIFFLELVTLIDIMLLGHWLEMRSVMGASNALQELVKLLPSSAHKIMPGGETMEIPLAELEVGNQVRVKPGEKIPADGQIIMGETNVDESLLTGESEPLYKKAEDEVIGGSINLDGSIQVEIQKTGKKSFLSQVITMVEEAQAGKSKTQNLADRFAMYLTIISLTAGFITLVVWMIITGQDLAFSLERAVTVMVTTCPHALGLAIPLVVAVSTALSASNGLLVRNRTSFEKARNINAIIFDKTGTLTKGEFGVTDVISLDDKLDSVEILKYAASLEAYSEHPIARGVAAESNDHFPVENFKSIPGKGVEGVVLGKKVKMVSSGYLKELGFDVDDERVDKLLSQGKSTIFVILDGQVKGYLALADIIRPESKETVARFKEMGIKCLMITGDKREVAEWVSQEVGLDQYFAEVLPPDKAQKVKEIQEEGWVVAMTGDGINDAPALAQADVGIAIGAGTDVAIETADIILVRSNPLDALYIIRLARSTYRKMVENLAWGAGYNIFAIPLAAGVLSAYGIILTPAMGAVLMSASTIIVAVNSKFLRMEK